The Alteripontixanthobacter sp. genome has a window encoding:
- a CDS encoding inorganic phosphate transporter, translating to MIFALLGFTALFLAFSNGANDNFKGFATVWGSDALTYRRALVLATIATLLGGIASVVIAGELVAQFSGKGLVGDDLANTPGFALAVAVGAGATVILATRLGFPISTTHALVGGLVGAGLAQSTQPIDLGNLGSKFVLPLLTSPFLSAGLAFIAYLAVRSFRNRRKPTGDCICVVAGADKFIDQNGVLMARVAGQPSIKIAHQTECHAGPRPLLHGSIKRLLDRLHIFSAASICFARGVNDTPKLAALLIGTQVLSGTASALAVTAAMAVGGWLLARRVAETMSLKINRLDPPQGITANLTTAALVLGASRLGLPVSTTHVSVGSIIGTGAGAGTLDTGVVRNVLLSWVATLPIAGMIAFVVGSLV from the coding sequence ATGATTTTCGCGCTTCTGGGCTTCACCGCCCTGTTTCTGGCGTTCAGCAATGGCGCGAACGATAATTTCAAGGGGTTTGCAACGGTCTGGGGATCGGACGCGCTGACATATCGGCGTGCGCTGGTCCTCGCGACGATCGCCACCCTGCTCGGCGGTATCGCTTCGGTAGTGATAGCGGGTGAATTGGTGGCGCAGTTTTCGGGCAAGGGATTGGTCGGGGACGATCTGGCCAACACCCCCGGCTTCGCGCTTGCCGTTGCAGTGGGGGCAGGGGCCACGGTGATATTGGCGACCCGGTTGGGATTTCCGATTTCGACCACCCATGCGCTTGTCGGCGGGTTGGTCGGGGCGGGGCTCGCCCAGAGTACCCAGCCGATCGATCTCGGCAATCTGGGCAGCAAATTCGTCCTGCCATTGCTGACCAGCCCGTTCCTGTCGGCGGGGTTGGCTTTCATCGCCTATCTCGCAGTGCGTTCCTTTCGCAACCGCCGAAAGCCGACCGGGGATTGCATCTGCGTAGTCGCGGGGGCCGATAAGTTCATCGACCAGAACGGCGTGCTCATGGCCAGGGTTGCCGGGCAACCGAGTATCAAGATAGCCCATCAGACGGAGTGCCATGCCGGGCCGCGGCCTCTTTTGCATGGTTCGATAAAGCGGCTTCTCGACCGACTTCATATTTTTTCGGCCGCCAGCATCTGTTTCGCGCGAGGCGTGAACGACACCCCCAAGCTGGCCGCGCTGCTGATCGGCACGCAAGTGCTAAGCGGAACCGCTTCGGCTCTTGCAGTGACAGCGGCGATGGCTGTCGGCGGCTGGCTGCTCGCGCGCCGCGTGGCCGAGACGATGAGCCTGAAGATCAACCGGCTCGACCCACCCCAGGGGATTACCGCGAATCTCACTACCGCCGCACTGGTGCTGGGGGCCAGCCGGCTCGGCCTGCCCGTATCCACCACTCACGTTTCGGTGGGCTCGATAATCGGCACCGGCGCAGGTGCGGGCACGCTCGATACCGGCGTGGTCCGCAACGTGCTGCTAAGCTGGGTCGCGACCCTGCCTATCGCTGGCATGATCGCGTTTGTCGTGGGCAGCCTGGTTTAG